From the Pseudomonas baltica genome, one window contains:
- a CDS encoding GNAT family N-acetyltransferase, which produces MTLHIRPAQPSDAPQILAFITELADYERARHEVVASVADIERSLFGEGATTHGLICLQDDQPIGFAVYFFSYSTWLGRNGVYLEDLYVSPESRGSGAGKALLKQLAREAVAKDCGRLEWSVLDWNEPAIQFYKSIGAVAQDEWVRYRMEGEGLRRFAED; this is translated from the coding sequence TTGACCCTCCACATCCGCCCGGCGCAACCCAGTGACGCGCCGCAGATTCTCGCCTTCATCACCGAACTGGCCGACTACGAGCGCGCCCGCCACGAAGTGGTCGCCAGCGTCGCAGACATTGAACGCTCGCTGTTCGGCGAAGGCGCAACCACCCATGGTCTGATCTGCCTGCAGGACGATCAGCCCATCGGTTTCGCCGTGTACTTTTTCAGCTATTCCACCTGGCTTGGCCGCAACGGCGTCTATTTGGAAGACCTCTACGTAAGCCCCGAATCCCGTGGCAGCGGCGCTGGCAAGGCATTGCTCAAACAGCTCGCCCGCGAAGCCGTGGCCAAGGACTGCGGTCGCCTGGAGTGGAGCGTGCTTGACTGGAACGAACCGGCCATCCAGTTCTACAAATCCATCGGCGCCGTGGCGCAGGACGAGTGGGTGCGCTATCGGATGGAAGGCGAGGGGCTGCGGCGCTTTGCCGAGGATTGA
- the fabV gene encoding enoyl-ACP reductase FabV gives MIIKPRVRGFVCVTTHPVGCEVNVKHQIDYVKREGAIADGPKNVLVIGASTGYGLAARITAAFGCGASTLGVFFERESAEGKTGTAGFHNSAAFHKFAEAEGLYAKSINGDAFSDEIKRKTIDVIKQDLGKIDLVVYSLAAPRRTHPKTGEVFSSTLKPIGKAFTQRGLDTDKVVVKDFTLEAASEEEIAGTVAVMGGEDWQMWIDALDEAGVLADGAKTTAFTYLGEKITHDIYWNGSIGAAKKDLDTKVISIREKLAAHGGDARVSVLKAVVTQASSAIPVMPLYLSLLFKVMKEKGTHEGCIEQVYGLYKDSLYNPKPILDEEGRLRADYKELEADVQAEVSALWEKVDNDNIDALTDFAGYKTEFLRLFGFEVEGVDYDADVEPHVVIANLV, from the coding sequence ATGATCATCAAACCGCGCGTTCGCGGCTTCGTCTGCGTGACGACACACCCCGTCGGCTGTGAAGTCAACGTCAAACACCAGATCGACTACGTCAAGCGCGAAGGCGCCATCGCCGATGGCCCGAAGAACGTTCTGGTGATCGGTGCCTCCACCGGCTACGGCCTGGCAGCGCGTATCACTGCGGCCTTCGGCTGCGGCGCGAGTACCTTGGGCGTGTTCTTCGAGCGTGAAAGCGCCGAGGGCAAGACCGGTACTGCGGGCTTCCATAACAGCGCTGCGTTCCACAAGTTCGCCGAGGCCGAAGGCCTGTACGCCAAGAGCATCAACGGCGACGCCTTCTCGGACGAGATCAAGCGCAAGACCATCGACGTGATCAAGCAGGACCTGGGCAAGATCGACCTGGTGGTCTACAGCCTGGCCGCGCCGCGCCGCACGCACCCCAAGACCGGTGAAGTATTCAGTTCCACCCTGAAACCGATCGGCAAGGCCTTCACCCAGCGTGGCCTGGACACCGACAAAGTGGTCGTCAAGGACTTCACCCTCGAAGCCGCCAGCGAAGAAGAAATCGCCGGTACCGTGGCCGTGATGGGCGGTGAAGACTGGCAGATGTGGATCGACGCCCTGGACGAAGCCGGTGTACTGGCCGACGGCGCCAAGACCACTGCCTTCACCTACCTGGGCGAGAAGATCACCCACGACATCTATTGGAACGGTTCCATCGGTGCCGCCAAGAAGGACCTCGACACCAAGGTCATCAGCATCCGTGAAAAACTCGCGGCCCACGGTGGCGATGCCCGCGTCTCGGTGCTCAAGGCCGTGGTCACCCAGGCCAGCTCGGCCATCCCGGTGATGCCGCTGTACCTGTCGTTGCTGTTCAAGGTGATGAAGGAAAAGGGCACCCACGAAGGCTGCATCGAGCAGGTCTATGGCCTGTACAAGGACAGCCTGTACAACCCCAAGCCGATCCTCGACGAAGAAGGCCGCCTGCGCGCCGACTACAAAGAGCTGGAAGCCGACGTTCAGGCCGAAGTTTCTGCGCTGTGGGAAAAGGTCGACAACGACAACATCGACGCGCTGACGGACTTCGCCGGTTACAAGACCGAGTTCCTGCGCCTGTTCGGCTTTGAAGTCGAAGGCGTGGACTACGACGCTGATGTCGAGCCGCATGTAGTGATCGCCAACCTGGTGTAA
- a CDS encoding N-acetylmuramoyl-L-alanine amidase: MTYSLVWLPDVLRASGLKVVLVDGWATRGRAEMGTVEGVMCHHTANRRSGNMPTLDTLVLGHKDLPGPLSQLGLGRDGTYYVVAAGRCNHAGVGAFRGSSAGNSRFIGIEAEHSGEAEDPWPQAQYDAYVAGVAAILNHLEADTHYCVGHKEFALPAGRKIDPSFDMDGFRALVRQHMLQTLAP; encoded by the coding sequence ATGACTTACTCACTCGTATGGTTGCCGGACGTACTGCGGGCCTCTGGGCTCAAGGTGGTACTCGTCGATGGCTGGGCCACCCGTGGGCGCGCTGAAATGGGCACGGTCGAAGGGGTTATGTGCCATCACACCGCTAACCGCCGATCCGGCAATATGCCGACACTCGACACCTTGGTCCTCGGGCACAAGGACCTGCCGGGCCCTCTGTCACAGTTGGGGCTGGGCCGCGATGGCACCTATTACGTGGTGGCTGCCGGGCGTTGCAACCACGCCGGGGTCGGGGCGTTCCGTGGCAGCTCAGCGGGCAACAGCCGCTTTATCGGCATCGAAGCCGAGCACTCGGGGGAAGCCGAAGACCCTTGGCCGCAGGCGCAGTACGACGCTTATGTCGCGGGCGTCGCGGCGATCCTCAATCATCTTGAAGCGGACACGCACTACTGCGTCGGGCATAAGGAATTCGCCTTGCCGGCGGGGCGCAAGATCGATCCCAGTTTCGATATGGACGGGTTTCGCGCTCTGGTTCGGCAGCACATGCTGCAGACTCTGGCTCCCTGA
- a CDS encoding ATP-binding protein, translating into MTHRPAPFPANEEERALSLEHLRVLDSAAEQGFDDVVLLATTLCNVPIALVSLVDRERQWFKACIGLDVQETHRDLAFCAHAILDPCEVLIVEDATLDPRFEESPLVLGPPYIRFYAGAPIRTHAGHALGTVCVIDTRPRTLSAAQSLALQALARQTGALLQLRLLDRQREQHEAELTLQLEAAQAHSLAAEQSLNHSRRVSSLGMLTASIAHDFNNLLQSFSASLQMIRLRARRPLDVERFSDTGLQAVEQGRQLVNHLLSSVRRDGPELICIDVSERIAVAQELMQRSLSRDIELTFDLAAHGWGVMCVEVQLHAVVMNLLANARDALAGPGRVTVATRLQAVEDDLQLAQGDYLVLSVSDNGPGMTKALAAQVFEPFFTTKQSGQGTGLGLAQVREFAQSAGGCVRLETAPGAGTHVKLYLRILGHIDGLPQ; encoded by the coding sequence ATGACCCACCGTCCAGCCCCATTTCCTGCCAACGAGGAAGAGCGCGCTCTGTCGCTCGAACACCTGCGCGTGCTGGACAGTGCCGCCGAGCAGGGTTTCGACGACGTGGTGCTGTTGGCGACCACCCTGTGCAATGTACCCATCGCGCTGGTGTCGCTGGTGGACCGCGAGCGCCAGTGGTTCAAGGCCTGCATCGGCCTGGATGTGCAGGAAACCCACCGTGACCTGGCTTTCTGCGCCCATGCGATCCTGGATCCCTGCGAGGTGCTGATCGTCGAAGATGCCACCCTCGACCCGCGTTTCGAAGAAAGCCCGCTGGTGCTAGGGCCGCCCTATATTCGCTTCTACGCCGGGGCGCCGATCCGCACCCACGCCGGCCACGCCCTGGGCACCGTGTGCGTGATCGACACCCGGCCGCGCACCCTCAGCGCCGCTCAATCGCTCGCCTTGCAGGCCTTGGCCCGGCAAACAGGGGCGTTATTGCAGCTGCGCCTGCTCGATCGGCAGCGCGAGCAGCACGAGGCCGAGCTGACGCTGCAACTGGAGGCCGCGCAGGCGCACAGCCTGGCCGCCGAGCAATCCCTGAATCATTCGCGCCGGGTGTCGTCGCTGGGCATGCTCACCGCCAGCATCGCCCACGACTTCAACAATTTGCTGCAGTCGTTCAGCGCCAGTCTGCAGATGATCCGCCTGCGCGCGCGGCGGCCGCTCGACGTCGAGCGCTTCAGCGACACCGGGCTGCAAGCGGTGGAGCAGGGTCGGCAACTGGTCAATCATCTGCTCAGCAGTGTCCGCCGTGATGGCCCGGAGCTGATCTGTATCGATGTCAGCGAGCGCATCGCCGTGGCGCAGGAATTGATGCAACGCTCGCTGAGCCGGGATATCGAGCTGACGTTCGACCTCGCCGCTCACGGCTGGGGCGTGATGTGTGTCGAGGTGCAACTGCATGCCGTGGTGATGAACCTGCTGGCCAATGCTCGAGATGCCTTGGCGGGGCCAGGGCGGGTCACCGTGGCCACCCGCTTGCAAGCGGTGGAAGACGACCTGCAACTGGCGCAAGGGGACTACCTGGTGCTCAGTGTCAGCGACAACGGCCCGGGGATGACCAAAGCGCTGGCGGCTCAGGTGTTCGAACCCTTCTTCACCACCAAGCAATCAGGCCAGGGCACCGGCCTGGGGCTGGCGCAAGTGCGCGAGTTCGCCCAGAGCGCCGGCGGCTGTGTACGGCTTGAAACCGCCCCAGGCGCAGGCACCCACGTGAAGCTTTATCTGCGAATCCTCGGCCACATCGACGGCCTGCCGCAGTAA
- a CDS encoding M10 family metallopeptidase C-terminal domain-containing protein, with protein MTTRYNVLDFGAKGDGVTDDTHAIQLAINAAFKAGGGEVYVPPGTFIVSGTNADGGSLTLKSNVTLTGAGQDITTLQLARGTSYDIDGLVRTSSTSNTHDAGIKDLTLLGTSAYTSGTVNGFVTGAAAGSSAHASNITVSQVTLTGFTGNALQANAHVTDLVVSDSLALNNQGSGFVTRFDDQSTAKFYDNTASASGGDGFDLHYWGGKTLLYNNVANGSTGDGIVLEEVPSSQGSASLGGWISGGAVYENAGAGLVIRGFTGRVDGVSVYDNNEAGVRLEGTDHAVVTVSSIYNNGRANGDAQIVATGNTLADGQVVPADNSLTISYNTLSVSGEGNHSTTAVLDTDTSTPQYHHILGNIVQGLPDGIDVAGNLNAAQLAPNRLYGTAGPDTLIGSAASSDLYGGGGDDVLIGGHRNDRLEGGLSADTLTGGGGNDTFVYSHLADSTRIHLDVITDFSQTRDKLDLTALGIDRLGNGYNDTVALTYVAAEHRSYLTHLADNGREDFRLALDGDYRTRLTDSQFTVLHQGTAGDDTLSWLGTPDASAIYGGAGNDVLKGGHGDGHLDGGAGADILTGGGGADVFSYHQISDSFVNDRTGVTSTDLITDYSLDLGDAIDVSDLGFTGLGDGHNGTLALDLTDHVWRVQSLDADADGNRFSLSFTLANSLGLATSDAAKAFIFAPSIEPSKYYLPYWTTTEGKDILTVGGGATVDGHGGDDTLTAGVGDTVFIGGLGRDVLTGGSGSDTFRYTQSDDSYHGANDLITDFNPLKDQIDVAALGYTGLGNGHDGTLLVDYSADTGRTYVKDLDVNASGHRFEIGLAGDLAAAIKPSSFVFAGEGSAELTLLGVAHDSVTG; from the coding sequence ATGACTACTCGATATAACGTTCTTGATTTCGGCGCCAAAGGCGACGGTGTCACCGATGACACCCACGCCATTCAGCTGGCCATCAACGCGGCGTTCAAGGCGGGAGGCGGGGAGGTGTACGTGCCGCCAGGCACTTTCATCGTCAGTGGTACCAACGCCGACGGCGGCAGCCTGACGCTCAAATCCAACGTCACCCTGACAGGCGCCGGCCAGGACATCACCACCCTGCAGCTGGCGCGTGGCACCAGCTACGACATCGATGGACTGGTACGCACCTCCAGCACCAGCAACACCCATGATGCCGGCATCAAGGACCTGACGCTGCTGGGCACCTCAGCCTACACCAGCGGTACGGTGAACGGCTTTGTGACCGGCGCCGCGGCGGGCTCGAGCGCCCATGCCAGCAACATTACCGTCAGCCAGGTGACCTTGACCGGCTTCACCGGTAACGCCCTGCAGGCCAATGCACACGTTACCGATCTGGTCGTCAGCGACAGCCTGGCCCTGAACAATCAGGGCAGTGGTTTCGTCACCCGCTTCGACGACCAGAGCACTGCCAAGTTTTACGACAACACCGCCTCTGCCAGCGGCGGTGATGGTTTCGATCTGCACTATTGGGGCGGCAAAACGCTCCTCTACAACAACGTCGCCAACGGCAGCACCGGCGATGGCATCGTCCTTGAGGAAGTGCCCAGCAGCCAAGGCTCAGCCTCCCTCGGCGGCTGGATCTCCGGCGGCGCCGTTTACGAAAACGCCGGTGCGGGCCTCGTCATACGTGGCTTCACAGGGCGCGTCGACGGGGTGAGCGTTTATGACAACAACGAGGCGGGCGTGCGCCTTGAAGGTACCGATCACGCCGTGGTTACCGTCTCTTCCATCTATAACAATGGCCGCGCCAACGGCGACGCGCAGATCGTCGCCACCGGCAACACCCTCGCCGACGGCCAGGTGGTGCCGGCAGATAACAGCCTGACGATCAGCTACAACACCCTGAGCGTAAGCGGCGAAGGCAACCACAGCACCACCGCCGTGCTCGACACCGACACCAGCACCCCGCAGTACCATCACATTCTCGGCAACATCGTGCAGGGCCTGCCCGATGGTATCGACGTGGCCGGCAACCTGAACGCTGCGCAGCTGGCGCCCAACCGTTTATACGGCACCGCAGGCCCCGACACTCTGATCGGCAGCGCGGCCAGCAGCGATCTGTACGGCGGCGGTGGCGACGATGTACTGATCGGCGGCCACCGCAACGACCGGCTCGAAGGCGGCCTGAGCGCTGACACTCTCACCGGCGGCGGTGGCAATGACACCTTCGTGTACAGCCATTTGGCTGACAGCACCCGCATCCATCTCGACGTGATTACTGATTTCTCGCAGACGCGGGACAAGCTCGACCTCACCGCGCTGGGCATCGACCGCCTGGGCAACGGCTACAACGACACCGTCGCGCTCACCTATGTCGCCGCCGAGCATCGCAGCTACCTCACGCATCTGGCCGACAACGGCCGCGAAGACTTCCGCCTGGCCCTGGACGGCGACTACCGCACTCGGCTCACCGACAGCCAGTTCACCGTGCTGCACCAAGGCACCGCCGGTGACGACACGCTGTCGTGGCTCGGCACCCCGGATGCCAGCGCTATCTACGGTGGCGCCGGTAACGACGTGCTCAAGGGCGGTCACGGCGATGGGCATCTGGACGGCGGCGCGGGCGCCGATATCCTCACCGGCGGCGGTGGCGCCGATGTCTTCAGCTACCACCAGATCAGCGACAGCTTCGTCAACGACCGCACCGGCGTGACGTCCACCGACCTGATCACCGACTACAGCCTCGACCTCGGTGACGCCATCGACGTCTCCGACCTCGGGTTCACTGGCCTGGGCGATGGCCACAACGGCACGCTGGCGCTGGATCTCACCGACCACGTCTGGCGCGTGCAATCACTGGACGCCGATGCCGACGGCAATCGCTTTTCGTTGAGCTTTACCCTCGCCAACAGCCTCGGGCTGGCGACCAGCGATGCGGCCAAGGCGTTCATCTTCGCGCCGAGCATTGAGCCCTCGAAGTACTATCTGCCCTATTGGACGACCACCGAAGGCAAGGACATCTTGACGGTCGGGGGTGGCGCTACGGTCGACGGCCACGGCGGCGATGACACCCTCACCGCCGGTGTCGGCGACACGGTGTTCATCGGTGGCCTGGGCCGCGATGTACTGACCGGCGGCAGCGGCTCGGATACCTTTCGCTACACCCAGTCCGACGACAGCTACCACGGCGCCAATGATCTGATTACCGACTTCAATCCGCTCAAGGACCAGATCGACGTGGCCGCGCTCGGCTACACGGGGTTGGGCAATGGCCACGATGGCACCCTTTTGGTGGACTACAGCGCGGACACTGGGCGTACCTATGTCAAAGATCTCGACGTCAACGCCAGCGGCCACCGGTTCGAGATCGGCCTGGCCGGGGATCTCGCGGCAGCGATCAAGCCATCGAGTTTCGTATTCGCCGGGGAGGGGAGTGCCGAGCTGACCTTGCTCGGCGTCGCCCATGACAGCGTAACCGGGTAA
- a CDS encoding TetR/AcrR family transcriptional regulator, with translation MSTPKTRETTDVRQGILDVGQRIMAAKGYSAVGLNEILATAGVPKGSFYHYFGSKDAFGEALLESYFSTYLAELDQILALPGLTMAQRLLKYWETWQHTQSFEDCQGKCLAVKLGVEVADLSEAMRAVLKRGTAGITDRLAQAIELGVAEGSLQASGDPYAVAQSLYQLWVGASVMVKITKSIQPFETAVSTTRQLLNLS, from the coding sequence ATGAGCACTCCAAAGACACGCGAAACCACCGACGTCCGCCAGGGAATCCTTGATGTAGGCCAACGAATCATGGCCGCCAAGGGTTATTCCGCCGTGGGCCTGAATGAAATCCTGGCCACGGCGGGTGTGCCCAAAGGGTCCTTCTACCATTACTTCGGGTCGAAGGACGCCTTTGGCGAGGCGCTGTTGGAGAGCTATTTTTCCACCTATCTGGCCGAACTCGATCAGATCCTCGCCCTGCCTGGTCTGACGATGGCCCAGCGGCTGCTCAAGTATTGGGAAACCTGGCAGCACACCCAGTCGTTCGAGGATTGCCAGGGCAAATGTCTGGCGGTGAAGCTTGGTGTGGAAGTCGCCGACCTATCCGAAGCGATGCGCGCGGTGCTCAAGCGCGGCACGGCGGGGATCACCGATCGCCTTGCACAGGCAATCGAACTAGGGGTCGCCGAGGGTTCCCTTCAGGCCAGTGGCGACCCTTACGCCGTTGCTCAGAGCCTGTATCAATTGTGGGTCGGCGCCAGCGTGATGGTGAAAATCACCAAGAGCATTCAGCCGTTTGAAACGGCGGTATCCACGACTCGTCAGCTCCTCAACCTGTCCTGA
- a CDS encoding alpha/beta hydrolase, which yields MKTRTKLAAFISTLAFAAHVGFAAAQDVSASAPAKTVVLVHGAFADGSSWNKVIALLQQVGLKVVAVQNPLDSLAGDVAFTNRAIADAEGPVVLVGHSWGGAVITDAGANDKVHSLVYVAAYAPDQGQSVLDTVKGYPRSEGQSSFVKDQAGYVKVSDEGVAKYFAADLPRPEQALLAATQGALNSRALAEPVKHAAWHNVPSFAVVAGNDAIISPQQQRDQVKRMHAVSVQVPSSHVAMLAYPQQVADLIIQAAK from the coding sequence ATGAAGACTCGTACCAAGTTGGCCGCATTCATATCCACGCTGGCATTCGCCGCGCATGTCGGTTTCGCCGCTGCGCAGGACGTATCTGCAAGTGCTCCTGCCAAGACGGTAGTGCTCGTGCACGGTGCCTTTGCAGATGGTTCGTCCTGGAACAAGGTCATTGCGCTGCTGCAACAGGTTGGGTTGAAAGTCGTCGCGGTGCAGAACCCGCTCGACTCCCTGGCCGGCGATGTGGCCTTCACCAACCGTGCTATCGCTGATGCCGAAGGCCCCGTCGTATTGGTAGGGCATTCCTGGGGCGGGGCGGTGATCACTGACGCTGGCGCCAACGACAAGGTCCACTCGCTCGTCTACGTAGCGGCCTACGCGCCGGATCAAGGCCAGTCCGTACTCGACACCGTCAAGGGCTATCCGCGTAGCGAAGGCCAGTCCTCCTTCGTGAAGGACCAGGCCGGTTACGTCAAAGTCAGCGACGAAGGTGTCGCCAAGTATTTCGCGGCGGATCTGCCGCGTCCCGAACAAGCCCTGTTGGCTGCCACACAAGGCGCCTTGAATAGCCGCGCCCTGGCTGAGCCGGTCAAGCATGCGGCCTGGCACAACGTTCCTTCCTTTGCTGTGGTCGCCGGCAACGACGCGATCATCTCCCCGCAACAACAGCGTGATCAGGTCAAGCGCATGCACGCCGTTTCAGTGCAGGTGCCGTCCAGCCACGTAGCGATGCTGGCTTACCCCCAGCAAGTGGCGGATCTGATCATTCAGGCAGCAAAGTAA
- a CDS encoding type 1 glutamine amidotransferase domain-containing protein yields MKILMVLTSHDTLGNTGRKTGFWLEELAAPYYAFQDAKAEIVLASPAGGQPPLDPKSNEPSFQTDLTRRFETDAAATAQLANTVRLDSVSAADFDAVFYPGGHGPLWDLAESPVSIQLIEAFLAAGKPAALVCHAPGVLRHVKKPDGTPLVQGKKVAGFTNSEEEAVGLTNVVPFLVEDMLKANGGLYSKGADWSSYVVRDGLLITGQNPGSSSEAATVLIDLLNNG; encoded by the coding sequence ATGAAAATTCTCATGGTACTGACCTCACACGACACCCTCGGCAACACTGGCCGCAAAACCGGCTTCTGGCTCGAAGAGCTTGCCGCGCCGTACTACGCCTTTCAGGATGCCAAGGCCGAAATCGTCCTGGCCTCGCCAGCCGGCGGCCAGCCGCCGCTGGATCCGAAGAGCAACGAGCCGTCCTTCCAGACTGACCTGACCCGTCGCTTCGAAACCGACGCCGCAGCGACCGCGCAGTTGGCCAATACCGTGCGCCTGGACAGCGTCTCAGCAGCCGATTTTGATGCGGTGTTCTACCCAGGCGGCCACGGCCCCCTGTGGGATCTGGCCGAAAGCCCGGTGTCGATCCAGTTGATCGAGGCCTTCCTGGCTGCCGGCAAGCCCGCTGCCCTGGTGTGCCATGCGCCCGGCGTACTGCGCCACGTGAAAAAGCCTGACGGCACCCCGCTGGTGCAAGGCAAAAAAGTCGCTGGCTTCACCAACAGCGAAGAAGAGGCGGTCGGCCTGACCAATGTCGTGCCCTTCCTGGTCGAGGACATGCTCAAGGCCAACGGCGGCCTGTATTCCAAAGGCGCGGACTGGTCTTCCTACGTGGTCCGTGACGGCCTGCTGATCACGGGTCAGAACCCGGGCTCGTCCAGCGAAGCCGCGACCGTGCTGATCGACCTGCTCAACAACGGCTGA
- a CDS encoding alkene reductase: protein MKYPALFEPTTLGPLTLKNRIVMPPLTRQRSAQPGDVPTALMATYYQQRASAAFIVSEGTQIEPRGKGYAWTPGIYSQAQIDGWRTVTDAVHAEGGVIFAQLWHVGRVSHNALQPDDGAPIAPSAIQAKNVKAFIETGPGTGTLIEPSMPRESSVDDIHALVELYAQAARNALSAGFDGVELHCANGYLVNQFISAHANQRTDEYGGSLHNRLRFLREVVQAVSAVVGPDRVGVRFAPLFTSTDEDRVYIGFVEENPHETYIEAIKVLEQEGIAYLSIAEADWANAPDLPEDFRREVRSTFTGRIIYAGLYTAERGARLIEAGLADFIAFGRPFIANPDLPRRIANGWPLNPLNATGLYGGTEQGFTDYPRYVAAELEVVS, encoded by the coding sequence ATGAAATATCCCGCACTGTTCGAACCCACCACGCTGGGCCCGCTGACCCTGAAAAACCGCATTGTCATGCCGCCGCTCACCCGCCAGCGCAGCGCCCAGCCTGGCGACGTGCCCACGGCCCTGATGGCCACCTATTACCAGCAACGCGCCAGCGCCGCCTTCATCGTCAGCGAAGGCACGCAGATCGAACCCCGCGGCAAGGGCTACGCCTGGACGCCGGGCATCTACAGCCAGGCGCAGATCGATGGCTGGCGCACCGTCACCGATGCCGTGCACGCTGAAGGCGGGGTGATCTTCGCCCAGCTGTGGCACGTCGGTCGCGTATCCCACAACGCCCTGCAACCCGACGACGGTGCGCCGATCGCACCCTCGGCAATCCAGGCGAAGAACGTCAAAGCCTTTATCGAAACCGGCCCAGGCACCGGCACCCTGATCGAGCCCTCGATGCCGCGTGAATCGAGCGTCGATGATATCCACGCACTGGTCGAGCTCTACGCCCAAGCCGCGCGCAACGCCCTGAGCGCCGGCTTCGATGGCGTCGAGCTGCACTGCGCCAACGGCTACCTGGTCAACCAGTTCATTTCGGCGCACGCCAACCAGCGCACCGATGAATACGGCGGCTCGCTACACAACCGCCTGCGCTTCTTGCGTGAAGTGGTGCAGGCCGTCAGCGCCGTGGTCGGGCCGGACCGCGTCGGCGTGCGCTTCGCGCCACTGTTCACCAGCACCGATGAGGACCGCGTGTACATCGGCTTCGTAGAGGAAAATCCGCACGAGACCTATATCGAAGCCATCAAGGTGCTCGAGCAAGAGGGCATCGCCTACCTGTCGATCGCCGAAGCCGACTGGGCCAACGCCCCCGACCTGCCGGAAGATTTCCGCCGCGAGGTGAGAAGCACCTTCACTGGCCGGATCATCTACGCCGGGCTGTACACCGCTGAGCGCGGCGCACGCCTGATCGAGGCTGGCCTGGCGGACTTCATCGCTTTCGGTCGGCCGTTTATCGCCAACCCCGACCTGCCTCGGCGCATCGCCAACGGCTGGCCACTCAACCCGCTGAACGCCACCGGCCTGTATGGCGGGACCGAGCAAGGTTTTACCGATTACCCACGGTATGTCGCCGCTGAATTGGAGGTAGTGTCATGA
- a CDS encoding SDR family oxidoreductase, with amino-acid sequence MSQGIEGKVVLITGGSTGIGAEVARLLAARGAKVAVAARRADKLDAVVAEITTQGGAAKAYTLDVTDKHQVEAVVAAVVADFGKLDVLINNAGLMPIRPMSEVNTDEWDAMIDVNLKGTLYGIAAVLPRFLAQSSGHIINLSSVAGVKVFAPGGTVYSGTKFAVSAISEGLRQEVGDKVRVTSIAPGAVDSDLKHSTSGTAKDTVLDFYKKAIPAASVARAIAFAIEQPDDVDVNEIVIRPTHQEF; translated from the coding sequence ATGAGTCAAGGTATCGAAGGCAAAGTGGTGCTGATCACCGGTGGCAGTACCGGCATCGGCGCCGAAGTTGCCCGCCTGCTTGCCGCCCGCGGCGCCAAGGTTGCCGTGGCCGCACGCCGCGCTGACAAACTGGATGCCGTGGTGGCCGAAATCACCACCCAGGGTGGGGCTGCCAAGGCCTACACCCTGGATGTCACCGACAAGCACCAGGTCGAAGCCGTCGTCGCTGCGGTGGTGGCTGATTTCGGCAAGCTCGACGTGTTGATCAACAACGCCGGCCTGATGCCGATCCGCCCGATGTCAGAGGTCAACACCGACGAATGGGACGCCATGATCGACGTCAACCTCAAGGGTACGCTCTACGGCATCGCCGCAGTGCTGCCGCGCTTTCTGGCGCAATCGAGCGGGCACATCATCAACCTGAGCTCGGTGGCCGGGGTGAAAGTCTTCGCACCGGGCGGGACGGTGTATTCGGGCACCAAATTCGCTGTCAGCGCCATCTCCGAAGGCCTGCGCCAGGAAGTGGGCGACAAGGTGCGCGTGACCTCCATCGCCCCGGGCGCGGTGGACAGCGACCTCAAGCACAGCACCTCCGGCACAGCCAAGGACACGGTGCTGGATTTCTACAAGAAGGCGATTCCGGCGGCTTCGGTGGCGCGTGCCATTGCGTTTGCGATCGAGCAGCCTGACGACGTGGATGTGAACGAAATCGTCATCCGCCCGACGCATCAAGAGTTTTGA